One part of the Vicia villosa cultivar HV-30 ecotype Madison, WI linkage group LG6, Vvil1.0, whole genome shotgun sequence genome encodes these proteins:
- the LOC131609713 gene encoding calreticulin-3-like, with translation MAENASTELKMFLLFCLLLIQVSLSEIIFEERFEDGWQSRWVKSDWKRSEGKAGSFKHTAGTWAGDPDDKGIQTSNDAKHFAISAKIPEFTNKNRTLVFQYSIKFEQEIECGGGYLKLLSGFVNQKKFGGDTPYSVMFGPDLCGTDTKKLHVIVSYQGQNYPIKKDLQCETDKLTHFYTFILRPDATYSVLVDNRERDSGSMYTDWDILPPRKIKDVKAKKPADWDDREYIEDPNSVKPEGYDSIPAEIPDPKAKEPDSWDEDDDGIWKRPKIPNPAYKGPWKRKKIKNPNYKGKWKTPWLDNPEFEDDPDLYVLKPIKYVGIEVWQVKGGSVFDNILICDDPDYAKQVVDEVFANREIEKEGLEEAEKIKKAQEEEEAQRAREEGERRRRDRGHDRHRNRHRDRYRKHRRDYMDDYHDEL, from the exons ATGGCGGAAAATGCTTCAACTGAACTCAAGATGTTTCTGTTATTCTGTTTGTTGCTTATACAAGTTTCCCTCTCAGAAATCATTTTTGAAGAACGATTCGAAG ATGGATGGCAAAGCCGGTGGGTAAAATCGGACTGGAAAAGAAGCGAAGGCAAAGCCGGTTCGTTCAAGCATACGGCTGGGACATGGGCTGGAGATCCCGATGATAAAG GTATCCAAACATCTAATGATGCAAAGCACTTTGCCATCTCTGCTAAGATACCGGAATTCACCAACAAAAACCGAACGCTGGTTTTTCAGTACTCTATAAAATTCGAACAAGAGATTGAGTGTGGTGGAGGTTACTTGAAACTTCTCTCTGGATTTGTTAATCAAAAGAAGTTCGGCGGGGATACACCTTATAG TGTAATGTTTGGACCAGATTTATGTGGCACGGACACGAAGAAGCTCCATGTCATAGTCTCGTACCAAGGTCAAAATTACCCGATAAAGAAGGACCTGCAGTGTGAAACAGATAAGTTAACTCATTTCTACACATTCATCCTCCGGCCAGATGCTACTTACAGTGTCCTGGTTGATAATCGAGAGAGAGATTCCGGTAGCATGTATACAGATTGGGATATTCTCCCTCCACGAAAAATCAAAGATGTCAAGGCAAAAAAG CCTGCAGACTGGGATGACAGAGAATACATTGAAGACCCTAATTCGGTCAAACCCGAG GGATATGATTCAATCCCAGCAGAAATTCCTGACCCGAAGGCTAAAGAG CCGGATAGTTGGGATGAAGACGATGATGGAATATGGAAAAGGCCGAAAATACCAAATCCAGCATACAAAGGACCATGGAAACGAAAG AAAATCAAGAATCCTAACTACAAAGGGAAATGGAAAACTCCATGGTTAGATAATCCAG AGTTTGAAGATGACCCCGACCTTTACGTGCTTAAGCCTATCAAATATGTCGGCATTGAGGTTTGGCAG GTTAAAGGTGGTTCGGTATTTGACAACATTTTGATTTGTGATGATCCTGATTATGCAAAACAAGTTGTTGATGAAGTGTTTGCCAACAGAGAG ATTGAAAAGGAGGGTCTTGAGGAAGCAGAGAAAATAAagaaagcccaagaggaggag GAGGCTCAAAGAGCAAGGGAAGAAGGTGAAAGGAGGAGAAGAGATAGAGGTCATGATCGACACCGAAACAGACATAGAGACAGATATAGAAAG CATCGCCGTGATTACATGGATGATTATCAT GATGAGCTTTGA
- the LOC131609715 gene encoding acyl carrier protein 2, mitochondrial-like has protein sequence MAARRTGLPLMKYLRVQVDALPLNHQSPLRLLPNFFLRHFSEEVRGSFLDKSEVTDRVVSCVKNFQKVDPSKVTPSAHFQNDLGLDSLDAVEIVMALEEEFGFEIPDNEADKINSINLAIDFIASHPQAK, from the exons ATGGCGGCGAGGAGAACCGGTTTACCTCTGATGAAATACCTAAGAGTGCAGGTTGATGCTCTTCCGCTCAACCACCAATCTCCGTTGCGTCTTCTTCCCAATTTCTTCCTCCGTCACTTTAGCGAAGAGGTTAGGGGTTCTTTCCTCGACAAATCTGAGGTCACAGATCGCGTTGTTTCGTGCGTCAAAAACTTCCAGAAAGTAGATCCTTCTAAG GTTACTCCATCTGCTCATTTCCAGAACGACCTTGGATTGGATAGTTTAGATGCTGTTGAGATTGTGATGGCTCTTGAGGAAGAGTTTGGATTTGAGATTCCTGATAATGAAGCAGACAAGATTAACTCCATTAATCTTGCAATTGACTTCATTGCATCTCATCCTCAGGCCAAGTAG
- the LOC131614493 gene encoding F-box protein At4g22280-like, with amino-acid sequence MDCGGFVTTRDRHANKHSKMQKFNQGEDIISKLPDDIIVHILSFLSYKDAIRTSVLSQRWIYMWTFLTTLYLKDKAIVRASYQIKTSFINFVCRLLHRLNASNISKFYLSLSEKYDPYIFSELISLVSNQKVKEICLISLQECNISCYPIFKCQSLEKLVLCLGLSIIQFPSFVCLSSLTVLRLTSIRDPMKITCYSSNQSKELTLKFPVLKDYYSCDCIWLGVKRVTIEAPLLEEIKIIRQWFMTSNVSQAEIEIRASSVTEYCYSSYISSETTLLDAAHVADASICLSDSNVEKTGEQMQIFVRKLFNINNLKCLRVFLDLAPMKHYLAGIHTFEILSYLHLYYPVTIKNLLVLLLKSPCLETLVLQRVIDSKTEPPNFAIVPEYFLSTLKVIWCPPKLPEAVVKVSDKVNDNVRPDEVKDEVKMIDVEIYVRQKFINDQIFSDRQHMLEWVRMEASKLGFGIVIGSSNNDTSRRQTFVTMRCKRNVKYVPKIRNLKHVDTRSRKCECLFKLRGYCTVDDIWQFDVISGIHNHALDTKL; translated from the exons ATGGATTGTGGCGGTTTTGTTACTACACGTGACAGACATGCGAACAAGCATTCCAAGATGCAAAAATTCAACCAAGGTGAAGATATAATAAGCAAGCTACCTGACGATATCATTgtccatattctttcttttctttcttataaagatgCAATCCGCACTAGTGTTTTATCACAGAGATGGATATACATGTGGACATTTCTCACAACCCTATATTTGAAAGATAAAGCTATTGTTCGGGCTTCTTATCAGATCAAAACTAGTTTTATCAACTTTGTATGCAGGCTGCTGCATCGCCTCAACGCTTCAAACATCAGTAAATTTTATCTTTCTCTTTCAGAGAAATATGACCCCTACATTTTCAGTGAGTTGATATCGCTTGTTTCAAATCAAAAAGTTAAAGAGATTTGTCTCATTTCCCTTCAAGAATGCAACATTTCATGCTACCCCATTTTCAAATGCCAGTCCTTGGAGAAATTGGTGCTATGTCTAGGTCTTTCTATTATCCAATTTCCATCTTTTGTTTGCCTTTCATCCCTCACTGTCCTGCGATTGACATCAATCAGAGATCCAATGAAAATTACTTGTTACTCCTCTAATCAGTCCAAAGAGTTAACACTTAAATTCCCGGTTCTTAAAGATTATTACTCATGTGATTGCATTTGGTTAGGTGTAAAACGTGTTACTATAGAAGCGCCTCTACTTGAAGAGATTAAAATAATTCGTCAATGGTTTATGACGTCCAATGTTTCACAGGCAGAAATTGAGATTCGGGCTTCTTCTGTTACAGAATATTGTTATAGTAGCTATATATCATCAGAGACCACTTTGCTAGACGCTGCACACGTTGCTGACGCTTCCATTTGTCTAAGTGATTCAAATGTAGAGAAGACTGGCGAACAAATGCAGATTTTTGTTCGTAAACTTTTCAATATCAATAATTTGAAATGTTTACGAGTCTTTCTG GATCTTGCACCAATGAAACATTATTTGGCTGGTATTCATACATTTGAAATACTGAGTTATCTGCATCTATATTACCCTGTCACCATTAAAAATTTGTTAGTCTTACTTTTAAAATCACCATGTCTGGAGACTCTAGTTTTACAG CGAGTAATAGATTCAAAAACAGAACCTCCAAATTTCGCGATAGTACCGGAATATTTTCTATCTACTCTCAAAGTG ATATGGTGCCCCCCGAAGCTGCCCGAAGCTGTTGTAAAGGTTTCAGATAAGGTGAATGACAATGTTAGGCCGGATGAGGTGAAGGACGAGGTTAAAATGATTGATGTCGAGATATATGTTCGACAAAAATTTataaatgatcaaattttcagtGATCGTCAACATATGCTTGAATGGGTCCGAATGGAAGCTAGCAAACTCGGGTTTGGCATTGTGATTGGAAGTTCCAACAATGACACTAGTAGAAGGCAAACATTTGTAACAATGAGATGCAAGAGAAATGTAAAATATGTTCCAAAAATTCGGAACTTAAAACATGTTGACACCAGATCgagaaaatgtgagtgtttatTTAAATTGCGCGGATATTGTACGGTGGATGATATCTGGCAGTTTGATGTCATTTCTGGTATACATAATCATGCGTTGGACACCAAGCTTTAA
- the LOC131614494 gene encoding uncharacterized protein LOC131614494, with protein sequence MPPRFQQTGGSHTPHPTHIPAREDDHVEPGGDDTVQDANDVQFGPSRTAARCVYYVIQQMYKEAWMTFGDVSNKNAWFNCFKEKCTWDPMSEKLVKKNYFSRTSKRLSDTLRNVRKRWERDGSRPGWLGQEVLDKLIAYWNSKEFKAKSENTKKMRASEKGGHLNAVGSISTYEHSRRMAKRLGRQPLMIELVKETRTKKSGDLVDERTRKALEDYQTKLVDFLVANPKYTPREGESLHPDVDFYIWNEVIDGKGPNGCFFGAGNLAGSLRSGDRNLFQRVRDGEGSSRPTQLAPQVMETIRQLALTKVRRELAQCEAELKVQMDEREAALKAQVEGQQRQIEAMAKMQAEMQQQQIEAMAKMQAEMQQQMRLFIQSQQSGGQPSRGNVGAADTEQENDDDFNLDNYPDPDDDFLG encoded by the exons atgCCCCCACGCTTCCAGCAGACTGGGGGATCCCACACCCCGCATCCCACTCATATACCTGCACGTGAGGATGATCATGTGGAGCCGGGTGGGGATGATACTGTGCAGGATGCAAATGATGTTCA GTTTgggccgagtcggactgctgccagGTGTGTGTACTATGTGATTCAGCAAATGTATAAAGAAGCTTGGATGACTTTTGGAgatgtttcaaataaaaatgctTGGTTTAATTGCTTTAag GAAAAGTGTACGTGGGATCCAATGAGCGAgaaacttgttaaaaaaaattatttcagcaGAACATCAAAAAGACTTTCTGACACGTTGCGAAatgttagaaagcgttgggaacgtGATGGTAGTCGTCCTGGGTGGTTGGGCCAAGAAGTTCTTGACAAACTTATTGCATATTGGAATTCAAAGGAATTTAAAGCTAAGTctgaaaatactaaaaaaatgagggcatctgaaaaaggaggtcaccttaatgcagttggaagtataagcacttacgaacattctcgacgcatg gctAAAAGGTTGGGGAGACAACCACTCATGATCGAGTTGGTTAAAGAAACTAGGACAAAAAAATCGGGTGATTTAGTTGACGAGCGTACTCGAAAAGCTTTG gaggattatcaaACAAAGCTTGTGGATTTTTTGGTCGCTAATCCCAAATATACTCCTAGAGAAGGAGAGTCGCTTCATCCAgatgttgatttttatatttggaatgaAGTCATTGACGGAAAAGGGCCTAATGGATGTTTTTTTGGTGCGGGAAATTTGGCGGGAAGCTTGAGAAGTGGAGatcgaaatttatttcaaagagttaGAGATGGGGAAGGATCGTCACGTCCAACACAATTGGCACCGCAAGTAATGGAAACAATAAGACAGTTGGCTCTAACTAAGGTGAGACGCGAGTTAGCGCAATGTGAGGCGGAGCTAAAGGTCCAAATGGATGAACGTGAGGCGGCGCTAAAAGCACAAGTGGAGGGGCAACAACGGCAAATAGAGGCAATGGCGAAGATGCAAGCAGagatgcaacaacaacaaatagaggCAATGGCGAAGATGCAAGCAGAGATGCAACAACAAATGCGGTTATTTATACAGTCTCAACAAAGTGGTGGTCAACCGTCTAGAGGAAACGTGGGAGCAGCTGACACTGAGCaagagaatgatgatgatttcaACCTTGATAATTATCCCGATCCCGATGATGATTTTttaggatga